A genomic segment from Nicotiana tabacum cultivar K326 chromosome 9, ASM71507v2, whole genome shotgun sequence encodes:
- the LOC142163946 gene encoding uncharacterized protein LOC142163946: MRPSTGTTPYMFVYGTEVVITAEVKIPSLRVIQEAKLDDAEWIRVRQEQLIFIDERRIDAVCDGQLYQNRMASAFNKRMKPHQFTLGQLVLKKIFPHQEEAKGKFAPNWQDSYVVRRVLTCGALILVQMDGRVSTKPNNSDEIKRYHV, encoded by the coding sequence ATGAGACCATCCACTGGGACAACGCCATACATGTTTGTATATGGCACCGAAGTTGTGATAACCGCAGAGGTCAAGATACCATCCTTAAGAGTCATCCAAGAAGCCAAATTAGACGATGCAGAGTGGATACGGGTCAGACAGGAGCAACTCATTTTCATTGACGAAAGGAGAATAGATGCAGTATGCgatggtcagttgtatcagaataGGATGGCAAGTGCATTTAACAAAAGGATGAAGCCTCATCAGTTTACACTGGGGCAATTGGttctgaagaaaatcttccccCACCAggaagaagccaaaggaaagttcgcACCAAATTGGCAAGATTCTTACGTGGTCCGCCGAGTGTTGACATGTGGAGCTCTAATCTTGGTACAGATGGACGGAAGAGTCAGCACGAAGCCCAACAACTCAGACGAAATTAAGAGATACCACGTTTGA